Proteins co-encoded in one Carcharodon carcharias isolate sCarCar2 chromosome 7, sCarCar2.pri, whole genome shotgun sequence genomic window:
- the c7h16orf87 gene encoding UPF0547 protein C16orf87 homolog isoform X2: MAANKAKKVTKMATKACPECDQQIPVACKSCPCGFIFISRRLLNAKQSEKSPPPNLDNKSAAKRRRTERARREKANSALTKDLENRKRSRSDSQSEQIRRRRGRPKTTPSKKHDDEKGPMMTLQPLTFLLYLCGETLGPCLVKFTDPLCGKSQKDKKKKVMYMPVFQMKGPLYFQWHWLK; the protein is encoded by the exons ATGGCTGCAAATAAGGCGAAGAAAGTTACAAAGATGGCAACGAAAGCATGTCCGGAATGTGACCAACAG ATTCCTGTTGCCTGTAAATCATGTCCTTGTGGATTCATTTTTATAAGTAGAAGACTATTGAATGCTAAGCAGTCTGAGAAATCACCGCCACCTAATTTAG ACAACAAGTCAGCAGCTAAGAGAAGGAGAACAGAAAGGGCTCGGCGAGAGAAAGCAAATTCTGCTCTTACCAAAGACTTGGAAAACAGGAAACGTTCCAGATCAGACAGTCAATCTGAGCAGATTCGGCGGCGGCGAGGGCGACCCAAGACCACCCCTAGCAAAAAACACGATGATGAGAAAG GGCCCATGATGACTCTGCAGCCACTCACCTttcttctctatctctgtggaGAAACACTTGGTCCCTGCTTGGTGAAGTTCACTGATCCGTTGTGTGGAAAATCACAG AAAGACAAGAAAAAGAAGGTGATGTATATgccagtctttcagatgaaaggGCCTTTGTATTTTCAGTGGCATTGGCTGAAATAA
- the c7h16orf87 gene encoding UPF0547 protein C16orf87 homolog isoform X3, whose amino-acid sequence MAANKAKKVTKMATKACPECDQQIPVACKSCPCGFIFISRRLLNAKQSEKSPPPNLDNKSAAKRRRTERARREKANSALTKDLENRKRSRSDSQSEQIRRRRGRPKTTPSKKHDDEKERQEKEGDVYASLSDERAFVFSVALAEINRKIINQKLIL is encoded by the exons ATGGCTGCAAATAAGGCGAAGAAAGTTACAAAGATGGCAACGAAAGCATGTCCGGAATGTGACCAACAG ATTCCTGTTGCCTGTAAATCATGTCCTTGTGGATTCATTTTTATAAGTAGAAGACTATTGAATGCTAAGCAGTCTGAGAAATCACCGCCACCTAATTTAG ACAACAAGTCAGCAGCTAAGAGAAGGAGAACAGAAAGGGCTCGGCGAGAGAAAGCAAATTCTGCTCTTACCAAAGACTTGGAAAACAGGAAACGTTCCAGATCAGACAGTCAATCTGAGCAGATTCGGCGGCGGCGAGGGCGACCCAAGACCACCCCTAGCAAAAAACACGATGATGAGAAAG AAAGACAAGAAAAAGAAGGTGATGTATATgccagtctttcagatgaaaggGCCTTTGTATTTTCAGTGGCATTGGCTGAAATAAACAGAAAAATAATCAATCAGAAATTAATTCTTTGA
- the c7h16orf87 gene encoding UPF0547 protein C16orf87 homolog isoform X1 → MAANKAKKVTKMATKACPECDQQIPVACKSCPCGFIFISRRLLNAKQSEKSPPPNLDNKSAAKRRRTERARREKANSALTKDLENRKRSRSDSQSEQIRRRRGRPKTTPSKKHDDEKGPMMTLQPLTFLLYLCGETLGPCLVKFTDPLCGKSQVYKDKKKKVMYMPVFQMKGPLYFQWHWLK, encoded by the exons ATGGCTGCAAATAAGGCGAAGAAAGTTACAAAGATGGCAACGAAAGCATGTCCGGAATGTGACCAACAG ATTCCTGTTGCCTGTAAATCATGTCCTTGTGGATTCATTTTTATAAGTAGAAGACTATTGAATGCTAAGCAGTCTGAGAAATCACCGCCACCTAATTTAG ACAACAAGTCAGCAGCTAAGAGAAGGAGAACAGAAAGGGCTCGGCGAGAGAAAGCAAATTCTGCTCTTACCAAAGACTTGGAAAACAGGAAACGTTCCAGATCAGACAGTCAATCTGAGCAGATTCGGCGGCGGCGAGGGCGACCCAAGACCACCCCTAGCAAAAAACACGATGATGAGAAAG GGCCCATGATGACTCTGCAGCCACTCACCTttcttctctatctctgtggaGAAACACTTGGTCCCTGCTTGGTGAAGTTCACTGATCCGTTGTGTGGAAAATCACAGGTGTAT AAAGACAAGAAAAAGAAGGTGATGTATATgccagtctttcagatgaaaggGCCTTTGTATTTTCAGTGGCATTGGCTGAAATAA
- the c7h16orf87 gene encoding UPF0547 protein C16orf87 homolog isoform X4: MNNKSAAKRRRTERARREKANSALTKDLENRKRSRSDSQSEQIRRRRGRPKTTPSKKHDDEKGPMMTLQPLTFLLYLCGETLGPCLVKFTDPLCGKSQVYKDKKKKVMYMPVFQMKGPLYFQWHWLK; this comes from the exons ATGA ACAACAAGTCAGCAGCTAAGAGAAGGAGAACAGAAAGGGCTCGGCGAGAGAAAGCAAATTCTGCTCTTACCAAAGACTTGGAAAACAGGAAACGTTCCAGATCAGACAGTCAATCTGAGCAGATTCGGCGGCGGCGAGGGCGACCCAAGACCACCCCTAGCAAAAAACACGATGATGAGAAAG GGCCCATGATGACTCTGCAGCCACTCACCTttcttctctatctctgtggaGAAACACTTGGTCCCTGCTTGGTGAAGTTCACTGATCCGTTGTGTGGAAAATCACAGGTGTAT AAAGACAAGAAAAAGAAGGTGATGTATATgccagtctttcagatgaaaggGCCTTTGTATTTTCAGTGGCATTGGCTGAAATAA